Proteins encoded within one genomic window of Elephas maximus indicus isolate mEleMax1 chromosome 21, mEleMax1 primary haplotype, whole genome shotgun sequence:
- the LOC126065183 gene encoding uncharacterized protein LOC126065183 isoform X1, with translation MPRPAPRAPRPWGPEWRSGAVGKREKHRKRWERVRSVSGAVSLPGTFQGAWPRVTSAERPRGWRRKARAGPPVRERLQSPSPVALGGLGLTLKSDRTTRGCSPPDAGLGRTDTGASPPCPCAPPRGPGQPPAPLCLFTPLQGVKTVGCGRVLYPVPSVQLPAPGSPMSPRYGLEGVGDHEEGGCSEARLSQAWTCPVKRSRSSNAICEILRGPLLSPWGRHSGERWEKYYSFSVRRMPNTYPNTWEMWINKHEKFTYS, from the exons ATGCCGCGCCCTgcgccccgcgccccgcgcccctGGGGACCCGAGTGGCGGTCCGGGGCGGTGGGAAAGCGTGAAAAGCACCGAAAGCGCTGGGAGCGCGTCCGTAGCGTGTCCGGGGCGGTGTCGCTCCCAGGGACTTTTCAGGGCGCTTGGCCCCGGGTGACCTCAGCTGAGAGGCCTCGGGGCTGGCGGCGGAAGGCCAGGGCGGGTCCCCCGGTCCGAGAGCGCCTGCAGTCGCCCAGCCCAGTGGCCCTCGGGGGACTCGGCCTGACCCTGAAAAGCGACCGGACCACCCGCGGCTGCAGCCCTCCAGACGCGGGCCTGGGGCGCACCGACACTGGAGCCTCCCCACCGTGTCCGTGCGCCCCACCCCGCGGCCCTGGCCAGCCACCAgcccccctctgcctttttaCTCCGCTGCAGGGTGTTAAGACCGTTGGGTGTGGACGCGTCCTGTATCCAGTCCCTTCCGTCCAGCTGCCTGCCCCGGGAAGCCCCATGAGCCCCCGCTATGGCCTAGAAGGGGTCGGCGACCACGAGGAGGGAGGCTGCTCCGAGGCCAGGCTTTCCCAGGCCTGGACCTGTCCAG TAAaaagaagcagaagctcaaatgCCATATGTGAGATTCTCAGAGGGCCCCTCCTGTCACCGTGGGGCAGACACTCCGG agaaagatgGGAGAAATACTACAGTTTTAGTGTGAGAAGAATGCCCAACACCTATCCCAACACTTGGGAAATGTGGATTAACAAACATGAAAAATTTACTTACAGTTAG
- the LOC126065183 gene encoding uncharacterized protein LOC126065183 isoform X7 has translation MPRPAPRAPRPWGPEWRSGAVGKREKHRKRWERVRSVSGAVSLPGTFQGAWPRVTSAERPRGWRRKARAGPPVRERLQSPSPVALGGLGLTLKSDRTTRGCSPPDAGLGRTDTGASPPCPCAPPRGPGQPPAPLCLFTPLQGVKTVGCGRVLYPVPSVQLPAPGSPMSPRYGLEGVGDHEEGGCSEARLSQAWTCPVKRSRSSNAICEILRGPLLSPWGRHSG, from the exons ATGCCGCGCCCTgcgccccgcgccccgcgcccctGGGGACCCGAGTGGCGGTCCGGGGCGGTGGGAAAGCGTGAAAAGCACCGAAAGCGCTGGGAGCGCGTCCGTAGCGTGTCCGGGGCGGTGTCGCTCCCAGGGACTTTTCAGGGCGCTTGGCCCCGGGTGACCTCAGCTGAGAGGCCTCGGGGCTGGCGGCGGAAGGCCAGGGCGGGTCCCCCGGTCCGAGAGCGCCTGCAGTCGCCCAGCCCAGTGGCCCTCGGGGGACTCGGCCTGACCCTGAAAAGCGACCGGACCACCCGCGGCTGCAGCCCTCCAGACGCGGGCCTGGGGCGCACCGACACTGGAGCCTCCCCACCGTGTCCGTGCGCCCCACCCCGCGGCCCTGGCCAGCCACCAgcccccctctgcctttttaCTCCGCTGCAGGGTGTTAAGACCGTTGGGTGTGGACGCGTCCTGTATCCAGTCCCTTCCGTCCAGCTGCCTGCCCCGGGAAGCCCCATGAGCCCCCGCTATGGCCTAGAAGGGGTCGGCGACCACGAGGAGGGAGGCTGCTCCGAGGCCAGGCTTTCCCAGGCCTGGACCTGTCCAG TAAaaagaagcagaagctcaaatgCCATATGTGAGATTCTCAGAGGGCCCCTCCTGTCACCGTGGGGCAGACACTCCGG TTAG
- the LOC126065183 gene encoding uncharacterized protein LOC126065183 isoform X3, whose protein sequence is MPRPAPRAPRPWGPEWRSGAVGKREKHRKRWERVRSVSGAVSLPGTFQGAWPRVTSAERPRGWRRKARAGPPVRERLQSPSPVALGGLGLTLKSDRTTRGCSPPDAGLGRTDTGASPPCPCAPPRGPGQPPAPLCLFTPLQGVKTVGCGRVLYPVPSVQLPAPGSPMSPRYGLEGVGDHEEGGCSEARLSQAWTCPVKRSRSSNAICEILRGPLLSPWGRHSGCCRVSSDS, encoded by the exons ATGCCGCGCCCTgcgccccgcgccccgcgcccctGGGGACCCGAGTGGCGGTCCGGGGCGGTGGGAAAGCGTGAAAAGCACCGAAAGCGCTGGGAGCGCGTCCGTAGCGTGTCCGGGGCGGTGTCGCTCCCAGGGACTTTTCAGGGCGCTTGGCCCCGGGTGACCTCAGCTGAGAGGCCTCGGGGCTGGCGGCGGAAGGCCAGGGCGGGTCCCCCGGTCCGAGAGCGCCTGCAGTCGCCCAGCCCAGTGGCCCTCGGGGGACTCGGCCTGACCCTGAAAAGCGACCGGACCACCCGCGGCTGCAGCCCTCCAGACGCGGGCCTGGGGCGCACCGACACTGGAGCCTCCCCACCGTGTCCGTGCGCCCCACCCCGCGGCCCTGGCCAGCCACCAgcccccctctgcctttttaCTCCGCTGCAGGGTGTTAAGACCGTTGGGTGTGGACGCGTCCTGTATCCAGTCCCTTCCGTCCAGCTGCCTGCCCCGGGAAGCCCCATGAGCCCCCGCTATGGCCTAGAAGGGGTCGGCGACCACGAGGAGGGAGGCTGCTCCGAGGCCAGGCTTTCCCAGGCCTGGACCTGTCCAG TAAaaagaagcagaagctcaaatgCCATATGTGAGATTCTCAGAGGGCCCCTCCTGTCACCGTGGGGCAGACACTCCGG gtgctgtcgagtcagttccgactcatag
- the LOC126065183 gene encoding uncharacterized protein LOC126065183 isoform X5, producing the protein MPRPAPRAPRPWGPEWRSGAVGKREKHRKRWERVRSVSGAVSLPGTFQGAWPRVTSAERPRGWRRKARAGPPVRERLQSPSPVALGGLGLTLKSDRTTRGCSPPDAGLGRTDTGASPPCPCAPPRGPGQPPAPLCLFTPLQGVKTVGCGRVLYPVPSVQLPAPGSPMSPRYGLEGVGDHEEGGCSEARLSQAWTCPVKRSRSSNAICEILRGPLLSPWGRHSGRN; encoded by the exons ATGCCGCGCCCTgcgccccgcgccccgcgcccctGGGGACCCGAGTGGCGGTCCGGGGCGGTGGGAAAGCGTGAAAAGCACCGAAAGCGCTGGGAGCGCGTCCGTAGCGTGTCCGGGGCGGTGTCGCTCCCAGGGACTTTTCAGGGCGCTTGGCCCCGGGTGACCTCAGCTGAGAGGCCTCGGGGCTGGCGGCGGAAGGCCAGGGCGGGTCCCCCGGTCCGAGAGCGCCTGCAGTCGCCCAGCCCAGTGGCCCTCGGGGGACTCGGCCTGACCCTGAAAAGCGACCGGACCACCCGCGGCTGCAGCCCTCCAGACGCGGGCCTGGGGCGCACCGACACTGGAGCCTCCCCACCGTGTCCGTGCGCCCCACCCCGCGGCCCTGGCCAGCCACCAgcccccctctgcctttttaCTCCGCTGCAGGGTGTTAAGACCGTTGGGTGTGGACGCGTCCTGTATCCAGTCCCTTCCGTCCAGCTGCCTGCCCCGGGAAGCCCCATGAGCCCCCGCTATGGCCTAGAAGGGGTCGGCGACCACGAGGAGGGAGGCTGCTCCGAGGCCAGGCTTTCCCAGGCCTGGACCTGTCCAG TAAaaagaagcagaagctcaaatgCCATATGTGAGATTCTCAGAGGGCCCCTCCTGTCACCGTGGGGCAGACACTCCGG GAGAAACTGA
- the LOC126065183 gene encoding uncharacterized protein LOC126065183 isoform X4 — translation MPRPAPRAPRPWGPEWRSGAVGKREKHRKRWERVRSVSGAVSLPGTFQGAWPRVTSAERPRGWRRKARAGPPVRERLQSPSPVALGGLGLTLKSDRTTRGCSPPDAGLGRTDTGASPPCPCAPPRGPGQPPAPLCLFTPLQGVKTVGCGRVLYPVPSVQLPAPGSPMSPRYGLEGVGDHEEGGCSEARLSQAWTCPVKRSRSSNAICEILRGPLLSPWGRHSGLRQMSP, via the exons ATGCCGCGCCCTgcgccccgcgccccgcgcccctGGGGACCCGAGTGGCGGTCCGGGGCGGTGGGAAAGCGTGAAAAGCACCGAAAGCGCTGGGAGCGCGTCCGTAGCGTGTCCGGGGCGGTGTCGCTCCCAGGGACTTTTCAGGGCGCTTGGCCCCGGGTGACCTCAGCTGAGAGGCCTCGGGGCTGGCGGCGGAAGGCCAGGGCGGGTCCCCCGGTCCGAGAGCGCCTGCAGTCGCCCAGCCCAGTGGCCCTCGGGGGACTCGGCCTGACCCTGAAAAGCGACCGGACCACCCGCGGCTGCAGCCCTCCAGACGCGGGCCTGGGGCGCACCGACACTGGAGCCTCCCCACCGTGTCCGTGCGCCCCACCCCGCGGCCCTGGCCAGCCACCAgcccccctctgcctttttaCTCCGCTGCAGGGTGTTAAGACCGTTGGGTGTGGACGCGTCCTGTATCCAGTCCCTTCCGTCCAGCTGCCTGCCCCGGGAAGCCCCATGAGCCCCCGCTATGGCCTAGAAGGGGTCGGCGACCACGAGGAGGGAGGCTGCTCCGAGGCCAGGCTTTCCCAGGCCTGGACCTGTCCAG TAAaaagaagcagaagctcaaatgCCATATGTGAGATTCTCAGAGGGCCCCTCCTGTCACCGTGGGGCAGACACTCCGG actaagacagatgtcaccttga
- the LOC126065183 gene encoding uncharacterized protein LOC126065183 isoform X6 → MPRPAPRAPRPWGPEWRSGAVGKREKHRKRWERVRSVSGAVSLPGTFQGAWPRVTSAERPRGWRRKARAGPPVRERLQSPSPVALGGLGLTLKSDRTTRGCSPPDAGLGRTDTGASPPCPCAPPRGPGQPPAPLCLFTPLQGVKTVGCGRVLYPVPSVQLPAPGSPMSPRYGLEGVGDHEEGGCSEARLSQAWTCPVKRSRSSNAICEILRGPLLSPWGRHSGFF, encoded by the exons ATGCCGCGCCCTgcgccccgcgccccgcgcccctGGGGACCCGAGTGGCGGTCCGGGGCGGTGGGAAAGCGTGAAAAGCACCGAAAGCGCTGGGAGCGCGTCCGTAGCGTGTCCGGGGCGGTGTCGCTCCCAGGGACTTTTCAGGGCGCTTGGCCCCGGGTGACCTCAGCTGAGAGGCCTCGGGGCTGGCGGCGGAAGGCCAGGGCGGGTCCCCCGGTCCGAGAGCGCCTGCAGTCGCCCAGCCCAGTGGCCCTCGGGGGACTCGGCCTGACCCTGAAAAGCGACCGGACCACCCGCGGCTGCAGCCCTCCAGACGCGGGCCTGGGGCGCACCGACACTGGAGCCTCCCCACCGTGTCCGTGCGCCCCACCCCGCGGCCCTGGCCAGCCACCAgcccccctctgcctttttaCTCCGCTGCAGGGTGTTAAGACCGTTGGGTGTGGACGCGTCCTGTATCCAGTCCCTTCCGTCCAGCTGCCTGCCCCGGGAAGCCCCATGAGCCCCCGCTATGGCCTAGAAGGGGTCGGCGACCACGAGGAGGGAGGCTGCTCCGAGGCCAGGCTTTCCCAGGCCTGGACCTGTCCAG TAAaaagaagcagaagctcaaatgCCATATGTGAGATTCTCAGAGGGCCCCTCCTGTCACCGTGGGGCAGACACTCCGG ttttttttag
- the LOC126065183 gene encoding uncharacterized protein LOC126065183 isoform X2 produces the protein MPRPAPRAPRPWGPEWRSGAVGKREKHRKRWERVRSVSGAVSLPGTFQGAWPRVTSAERPRGWRRKARAGPPVRERLQSPSPVALGGLGLTLKSDRTTRGCSPPDAGLGRTDTGASPPCPCAPPRGPGQPPAPLCLFTPLQGVKTVGCGRVLYPVPSVQLPAPGSPMSPRYGLEGVGDHEEGGCSEARLSQAWTCPVKRSRSSNAICEILRGPLLSPWGRHSGPVVLTSPVL, from the exons ATGCCGCGCCCTgcgccccgcgccccgcgcccctGGGGACCCGAGTGGCGGTCCGGGGCGGTGGGAAAGCGTGAAAAGCACCGAAAGCGCTGGGAGCGCGTCCGTAGCGTGTCCGGGGCGGTGTCGCTCCCAGGGACTTTTCAGGGCGCTTGGCCCCGGGTGACCTCAGCTGAGAGGCCTCGGGGCTGGCGGCGGAAGGCCAGGGCGGGTCCCCCGGTCCGAGAGCGCCTGCAGTCGCCCAGCCCAGTGGCCCTCGGGGGACTCGGCCTGACCCTGAAAAGCGACCGGACCACCCGCGGCTGCAGCCCTCCAGACGCGGGCCTGGGGCGCACCGACACTGGAGCCTCCCCACCGTGTCCGTGCGCCCCACCCCGCGGCCCTGGCCAGCCACCAgcccccctctgcctttttaCTCCGCTGCAGGGTGTTAAGACCGTTGGGTGTGGACGCGTCCTGTATCCAGTCCCTTCCGTCCAGCTGCCTGCCCCGGGAAGCCCCATGAGCCCCCGCTATGGCCTAGAAGGGGTCGGCGACCACGAGGAGGGAGGCTGCTCCGAGGCCAGGCTTTCCCAGGCCTGGACCTGTCCAG TAAaaagaagcagaagctcaaatgCCATATGTGAGATTCTCAGAGGGCCCCTCCTGTCACCGTGGGGCAGACACTCCGG tccagttgtgctgacctctcctgtattgtga